One Sphingomonas sabuli genomic region harbors:
- the recA gene encoding recombinase RecA, with amino-acid sequence MAAQLKVIKSGLDTPSMDRQKALEAALAQIDRAFGKGSAMKLGSREKIEIDTISTGSLGLDIALGVGGLPRGRVIEIYGPESSGKTTLALHTIAEAQKNGGTAAFVDAEHALDPVYAKKLGVDIDELIVSQPDTGEQALEIVDTLVRSNAVDILVVDSVAALVPRAEIEGEMGDSHVGLQARLMSQSLRKLTGSISRSRCMVIFINQLRMKIGVMYGNPETTTGGNALKFYASVRLDIRRIGQIKDRDDIVGNTTRVKVVKNKVAPPFKQVEFDIMYGEGVSKVGEILDLGVKAGIVEKSGAWFSYDSVRIGQGRENSKQYLRDNPEMAQRIENAVRGRTDEVGEALMAGPDPEDADD; translated from the coding sequence ATGGCAGCGCAGCTCAAAGTCATCAAAAGCGGATTGGATACTCCCAGCATGGACCGGCAAAAGGCGCTCGAAGCGGCGCTTGCACAAATCGATCGCGCATTCGGCAAGGGCTCGGCGATGAAGCTGGGCAGCCGTGAAAAGATCGAGATCGACACGATTTCCACCGGCAGCCTGGGCCTCGACATCGCGCTTGGGGTCGGCGGCCTGCCGCGCGGCCGGGTGATCGAAATCTACGGTCCGGAAAGCTCGGGCAAGACGACGCTTGCGCTGCACACCATTGCCGAGGCGCAGAAGAACGGCGGTACGGCCGCCTTCGTCGACGCCGAACATGCGCTCGACCCGGTCTATGCCAAGAAGCTGGGCGTGGATATCGACGAACTGATCGTGTCGCAGCCCGATACCGGCGAACAGGCGCTTGAAATCGTCGATACGCTGGTCCGCTCCAACGCGGTCGATATCCTCGTCGTCGACTCGGTCGCTGCGCTCGTCCCCCGTGCCGAGATCGAGGGCGAGATGGGCGACAGCCATGTCGGCCTGCAGGCGCGGCTCATGTCGCAATCGCTGCGCAAGCTCACCGGCTCGATCAGCCGGTCACGCTGCATGGTCATCTTCATCAACCAGCTGCGGATGAAGATCGGCGTGATGTACGGCAACCCGGAAACCACGACCGGCGGCAACGCGCTGAAATTCTACGCGTCGGTTCGTCTCGACATCCGCCGCATCGGCCAAATCAAGGACCGCGACGATATCGTCGGCAACACCACCCGCGTGAAGGTGGTCAAGAACAAGGTCGCGCCGCCGTTCAAGCAGGTCGAATTCGACATCATGTACGGCGAGGGCGTGTCCAAGGTCGGCGAGATCCTCGACCTTGGCGTCAAGGCCGGGATCGTCGAGAAATCCGGGGCCTGGTTCAGCTACGACAGCGTCCGCATCGGACAGGGCCGTGAGAACTCTAAACAGTATCTCAGGGACAATCCGGAGATGGCGCAGCGCATCGAAAATGCGGTGCGCGGTCGCACGGACGAGGTCGGCGAGGCGCTGATGGCGGGTCCGGATCCCGAAGACGCCGACGACTGA
- a CDS encoding Ig-like domain-containing protein, which translates to MGSPVIVQGYPDYEYREGDTAAYFDTAVTITDPDNDLRFIQVLLYGESSGDRIGLGGNVTLADNGHLYIDGRDVGFADLDSSSFTYSTNRSASTQDFETILRSLYYYNIDGDALTDHNVTLSVYVDDMELNSDNAFYYVDVLAEDDPAVAQDDRFYGDESSVVSGNVFDDNGYGPDSDPDGPALQVTAVNGEAAYVGTQITLDDGSLLTVNADGTFTYDPNGAYATIPGPDSGSPYYFGLPSFTYTLANGSTATVAIGLTGVDSEGDRVVGTGGDDVLDGGIGADAMYGLAGDDTFLLDNAGDVVYENPDEGSDTIRSTVSFSLPDNVEDLILTGGGNIDGFGNGLDNQLFGTIGNNLLDGGGGADIMRGGAGDDSYYVDNADDRVSERDGAGSDTIRSSVSYRMPLNVETLILTGPYAINGSGNFQANVLIGNDADNVLNGAAGADTLQGEGGNDTFVVDNPGDLIVETADHGRDAVLASISYTLTDNVEDLRLTGTNMIDGTGNDLANFILGNAAANVLTGWDGDDALNGGGGDDRLLGGDGNDTLNGGNASDWIDGGAGLDVMAGGSGADYFVFAMETHSGATPRTADRILDFSRAQGDRILVSMDADTSTAENDPFTFIGTGAFTQNAGELRYEQIGANTYVFGDTDGDGTADFAIRVDGTHAFQAGDFII; encoded by the coding sequence ATGGGCAGTCCGGTGATCGTGCAAGGTTATCCAGATTACGAGTACCGCGAAGGAGATACGGCGGCGTATTTTGATACTGCTGTCACTATCACAGACCCTGACAACGATTTGAGGTTCATACAGGTGCTTCTCTATGGAGAATCGTCTGGGGATCGTATTGGGCTCGGCGGAAATGTGACCCTTGCAGACAACGGGCACCTGTATATCGACGGGAGGGATGTCGGTTTTGCTGACCTCGACTCCAGTTCATTCACTTACTCCACCAATCGTTCTGCATCCACCCAGGACTTTGAGACAATCCTTCGGTCGCTTTATTATTATAACATCGATGGCGACGCTTTGACGGATCACAACGTGACTTTGTCGGTCTATGTCGATGATATGGAATTAAATTCCGACAATGCATTTTACTACGTTGATGTGCTTGCCGAGGACGACCCGGCCGTAGCCCAAGACGATCGTTTCTATGGTGACGAATCTTCTGTCGTCTCCGGCAACGTTTTCGATGACAATGGCTACGGTCCGGACAGCGATCCCGACGGTCCGGCTCTGCAGGTCACTGCGGTGAACGGAGAGGCGGCCTACGTCGGCACGCAAATCACGCTCGACGATGGCTCGCTGCTGACCGTCAACGCGGACGGGACGTTCACGTACGATCCGAACGGAGCCTATGCGACGATCCCCGGACCGGACTCAGGCAGCCCGTATTACTTCGGGCTTCCATCCTTCACCTACACCCTCGCCAACGGCAGCACGGCCACGGTCGCGATCGGCCTGACGGGGGTCGATAGCGAAGGTGACAGGGTGGTCGGCACGGGCGGCGACGATGTCCTTGACGGCGGCATCGGCGCGGACGCCATGTACGGTCTTGCCGGCGACGATACCTTTCTCCTCGATAACGCCGGCGACGTTGTGTACGAGAACCCGGACGAGGGTTCGGACACGATCCGCTCCACGGTCTCCTTCTCGCTCCCGGACAATGTGGAAGACCTGATCCTGACGGGTGGCGGCAACATCGACGGGTTCGGCAACGGGCTCGACAATCAACTCTTCGGCACCATCGGCAACAACCTGCTCGACGGCGGTGGCGGCGCGGACATCATGCGCGGCGGCGCGGGCGACGATAGCTATTACGTCGACAACGCCGATGACCGCGTGTCGGAGCGAGACGGCGCGGGCAGCGATACGATCCGCTCATCCGTGAGCTACCGCATGCCGCTCAACGTCGAAACGCTGATCCTGACCGGCCCCTACGCGATCAACGGAAGCGGCAATTTCCAGGCCAACGTGCTGATCGGCAACGACGCGGACAACGTGCTCAACGGCGCCGCCGGCGCGGATACCCTGCAAGGGGAGGGGGGCAACGATACGTTCGTCGTGGACAATCCCGGCGATCTGATCGTCGAGACCGCGGACCACGGGCGCGACGCAGTGCTGGCATCGATCAGCTACACCTTGACCGACAATGTCGAGGACCTGCGTCTGACCGGCACGAACATGATCGACGGTACCGGTAACGACCTTGCCAACTTCATCCTCGGCAACGCCGCGGCCAACGTGCTGACGGGATGGGACGGCGACGACGCACTCAACGGCGGCGGGGGCGACGACCGCCTGCTCGGCGGCGACGGCAACGACACCCTCAATGGCGGCAACGCCTCCGACTGGATCGATGGCGGCGCTGGACTGGACGTCATGGCTGGCGGCAGCGGGGCGGACTATTTCGTCTTCGCGATGGAAACGCACAGCGGTGCGACGCCGAGAACGGCGGACCGCATCCTCGACTTCAGCCGTGCGCAGGGCGACCGTATCCTGGTGAGCATGGATGCCGACACCAGTACCGCGGAGAATGATCCCTTCACGTTCATCGGGACCGGCGCGTTCACCCAGAACGCCGGCGAGCTGCGCTACGAACAGATCGGCGCCAACACCTACGTGTTCGGCGACACCGACGGCGACGGCACGGCCGACTTCGCCATCCGGGTGGACGGAACGCACGCTTTCCAGGCAGGAGATTTCATCATCTAG
- the speB gene encoding agmatinase: protein MRTVSLTGLPTDSHSSYLRGPAAAPALIRQALGSDHWNRSSESGIDLDVDLCVEDGGDLALDEGEGDFDRIRMSAREAAAAGKVPIFLGGDHMVTYPVVAGIADALGPVQILHFDAHPDLYDDFEGDPLSHASPFARIMEGGMATRLVQVGIRTLNAHCREQAARFGVEIVAAADFAAAAVPIPHGPLYISIDIDALDPAYAPGVSHHEPGGLSVREILSVLHRVQSRIVGADVVEYNPQRDINGMTAVVAAKFVKELAALAARGDSQ, encoded by the coding sequence GTGCGGACCGTATCACTGACTGGATTGCCGACCGACAGCCACTCGTCGTACCTGCGCGGACCGGCCGCGGCCCCGGCGTTGATCCGCCAGGCGCTGGGCTCCGATCACTGGAACCGCTCGTCCGAAAGCGGCATCGACCTCGACGTCGACCTGTGCGTCGAAGACGGTGGCGATCTTGCGCTCGACGAGGGCGAGGGGGATTTCGATCGCATTCGAATGAGCGCACGCGAGGCAGCCGCGGCGGGCAAGGTGCCGATCTTTCTCGGCGGCGATCACATGGTCACCTATCCCGTCGTCGCCGGCATCGCCGATGCGCTGGGGCCGGTTCAGATCCTTCATTTCGATGCCCATCCGGACCTGTACGACGATTTCGAAGGCGATCCGCTCAGCCACGCTTCGCCCTTCGCGCGGATCATGGAGGGTGGAATGGCGACCCGGCTGGTGCAGGTCGGTATCCGTACGCTCAATGCCCATTGCCGGGAGCAGGCGGCCCGGTTCGGCGTGGAAATCGTCGCCGCGGCCGACTTCGCCGCCGCCGCCGTGCCGATCCCGCATGGCCCGCTCTACATCAGTATCGATATCGACGCGCTCGACCCGGCCTATGCGCCGGGCGTGTCGCATCACGAACCCGGCGGCCTGTCCGTTCGCGAAATCCTGTCCGTGCTGCACCGCGTGCAATCGCGCATCGTCGGCGCCGACGTGGTCGAATATAATCCGCAACGCGACATCAACGGCATGACCGCCGTCGTCGCCGCCAAGTTCGTCAAGGAATTGGCCGCTCTGGCCGCCAGGGGAGACAGCCAATGA
- a CDS encoding class I SAM-dependent methyltransferase → MTQSPDWAGQGGDAWAEHWHSTDQALAKVGDALDRAVAKAAPIGPIRALDVGCGPGTTSLALAAERPNAEILGCDLSASLIAIANQRSEDVPNLRFVQEDASKAARDHGPFDLIFSRHGVMFFDEPKAAFATLRRSARDTASLVFSCFREWSANPWAAELSAAALGTKAEAPEKGPGAFAFADPDYVEKLLKQSGWAGAEPARLDFDYVAGSGPQAADEAMRFLLDIGPAARVLNAPGGERDPEAVARVRAVVEKHGKGDSVVFPASAWIWTATAA, encoded by the coding sequence ATGACCCAGTCGCCTGATTGGGCCGGCCAGGGCGGCGATGCCTGGGCCGAACATTGGCACAGTACCGACCAGGCGCTGGCCAAGGTCGGCGATGCGCTTGACCGCGCGGTCGCCAAGGCGGCGCCGATCGGCCCGATCCGCGCGCTCGATGTCGGCTGCGGACCCGGCACGACGTCGCTGGCCCTGGCGGCGGAGCGGCCCAACGCCGAAATCCTGGGGTGCGATCTGTCCGCGTCGCTCATTGCCATCGCCAACCAGCGCAGCGAGGACGTCCCCAACCTGCGGTTCGTGCAGGAGGACGCGTCGAAGGCGGCGCGCGATCATGGTCCGTTCGACCTCATCTTCTCCCGCCACGGCGTGATGTTCTTCGACGAACCGAAAGCGGCCTTCGCGACCCTTCGCCGATCGGCCCGCGACACCGCCAGCCTGGTCTTCTCCTGCTTTCGCGAATGGTCCGCCAATCCGTGGGCGGCCGAACTCTCCGCCGCGGCCCTCGGCACAAAGGCGGAAGCTCCGGAAAAAGGCCCGGGCGCCTTTGCTTTCGCCGACCCGGACTATGTCGAAAAGCTGCTCAAGCAATCCGGATGGGCCGGAGCCGAGCCGGCCAGGCTCGATTTCGACTATGTCGCGGGAAGCGGCCCGCAGGCCGCCGACGAAGCGATGCGGTTCCTGCTCGACATCGGACCGGCCGCGCGGGTGCTGAACGCGCCCGGCGGCGAGCGCGATCCCGAAGCGGTCGCCCGCGTCCGCGCGGTGGTCGAAAAACATGGGAAGGGCGATAGCGTGGTTTTTCCCGCCTCGGCGTGGATCTGGACTGCCACCGCCGCCTGA
- a CDS encoding 3-deoxy-manno-octulosonate cytidylyltransferase family protein, protein MKVAALIPARFASSRYPGKPLVELRGAGGHGKPLIRRSFEAAQRVHGLDSIHVVTDDARIAEACAAFGAPVLMTSEDARNGTERCAEALDQLDGADVVVNIQGDALLTPAHFVEALVERMRGGKADVATPAMRMRSSEARMLQDEERAGRVGGTSVVTDSRGRALYFSKRLIPHLPKGSLDGDMSPVRLHIGVYAYTPSALAAYADTPPSELELLEGLEQLRFLTAGIAIDVVDVQPPAFALRELNNPEDVDPIEQALAEAGFE, encoded by the coding sequence GTGAAGGTCGCGGCGCTGATCCCGGCGCGGTTCGCGTCCAGCCGCTATCCCGGAAAGCCGCTGGTCGAACTGCGCGGCGCGGGCGGTCACGGCAAGCCGCTCATCCGCCGCAGTTTCGAAGCGGCGCAACGCGTCCACGGGCTGGATTCGATCCACGTCGTGACCGACGATGCCCGCATCGCCGAGGCTTGCGCGGCCTTCGGCGCACCGGTGCTCATGACGTCGGAGGACGCGCGCAACGGCACCGAGCGCTGCGCCGAGGCGCTCGACCAGCTGGACGGCGCGGACGTCGTCGTGAACATCCAGGGCGACGCGCTGCTCACCCCGGCCCATTTCGTCGAAGCGCTGGTCGAACGGATGCGCGGCGGCAAAGCCGATGTCGCGACCCCGGCCATGCGCATGCGCAGCAGCGAAGCGCGCATGCTGCAGGACGAGGAGCGGGCCGGTCGGGTCGGCGGCACGTCCGTCGTCACCGACAGCCGCGGCCGTGCGCTCTATTTTTCGAAGCGTTTGATCCCGCACCTGCCCAAGGGTTCGCTCGACGGCGACATGTCGCCCGTCCGCCTCCACATCGGCGTCTACGCCTATACGCCGTCGGCGCTGGCCGCATATGCCGACACCCCGCCGTCGGAGCTTGAGTTGCTCGAAGGACTGGAACAGCTGCGGTTCCTGACCGCCGGCATCGCCATCGACGTGGTCGACGTACAGCCGCCCGCCTTTGCCTTGCGCGAGCTCAATAACCCCGAGGACGTCGACCCGATCGAGCAGGCGCTGGCGGAGGCCGGCTTCGAATGA
- a CDS encoding response regulator: MTVSRSILVVEDEPLIAMMLEDFLETLGHTVHTTCDTVKCAIDAIDETKQGDVDVAIIDVNLGGETAWPVAQRLREESIPFVIATGGHVDPPPAEFANVPTIEKPYTVDRLTPAIEAAINA; the protein is encoded by the coding sequence ATGACCGTGTCCCGTTCGATCCTTGTCGTCGAAGACGAACCGCTGATCGCGATGATGCTCGAGGATTTCCTCGAAACCCTCGGCCATACGGTCCACACCACCTGCGACACCGTCAAATGCGCGATCGACGCCATCGACGAGACCAAGCAGGGCGATGTCGACGTCGCCATCATCGACGTCAATCTCGGCGGCGAAACCGCCTGGCCGGTGGCCCAGCGGCTGCGCGAGGAAAGCATTCCGTTCGTCATCGCCACCGGCGGCCACGTCGATCCGCCGCCCGCCGAATTCGCCAACGTGCCGACGATTGAAAAGCCCTACACGGTCGATCGCCTGACCCCGGCGATCGAGGCCGCGATCAACGCCTGA
- a CDS encoding M24 family metallopeptidase, protein MRQLHFHRRTFLAAGAASAALSALTGRAAAAITEQAAPMALPPPITRAERLARIGRAQALMASSGIGAVLIESGPSLDYFTGIQWWRSERLTAVVIPAQGDPIVVTPFFEGPTIREMLAVPAEVRTWQEDEEPLKLVADFLREKGVAGAPIGFEETNRFFIADRLRQALPAANIVSANPAVRALRMIKTPAELALMQAAADITLSAYRTIAPQIREGMTPAEIDRLYVAAVTALGGKTDGGLILLGEAAAYPHGSGKPQHVRKGEVVLLDCGCDVHGYQSDISRTFVFGADPSVEQRKVWDQMRRGMDIAMAAAKVGAPAGSVDDAVRSAYESWGYGPRYKLPGTSHRTGHGIGMEGHEPINLVHGEATPLAPGMCFSNEPGIYLPGKFGIRLEDCFHMTATGPRWFTQPPPSIDQPFG, encoded by the coding sequence ATGCGCCAGCTTCATTTTCATCGCCGCACGTTTCTCGCGGCCGGCGCGGCATCGGCGGCGCTGTCGGCGCTGACCGGGCGCGCCGCCGCGGCGATTACCGAACAAGCGGCGCCGATGGCCCTGCCGCCGCCAATCACCCGCGCCGAGCGGCTGGCGCGGATCGGACGGGCGCAGGCGCTGATGGCGTCCAGCGGGATCGGTGCCGTGCTGATCGAATCTGGGCCGAGCCTCGATTACTTTACCGGCATCCAGTGGTGGCGCTCCGAACGGCTGACCGCCGTCGTCATCCCGGCGCAGGGCGACCCGATCGTCGTCACCCCGTTTTTCGAAGGTCCGACTATCCGCGAGATGCTTGCGGTCCCGGCCGAGGTTCGCACCTGGCAGGAGGATGAAGAGCCGCTGAAACTCGTCGCCGACTTCCTCCGTGAAAAGGGCGTGGCCGGCGCCCCCATCGGGTTCGAAGAGACCAATCGCTTCTTCATCGCCGACCGCCTGCGGCAAGCATTGCCCGCGGCCAACATCGTTAGCGCCAATCCGGCGGTCCGGGCGCTGCGCATGATCAAGACGCCCGCGGAACTGGCGCTGATGCAGGCGGCGGCCGACATCACGCTAAGCGCCTATCGAACTATCGCGCCGCAGATTCGCGAGGGGATGACTCCCGCCGAAATCGACAGACTTTACGTCGCCGCGGTCACCGCGTTGGGCGGAAAGACCGATGGCGGGCTGATCTTGCTGGGCGAAGCGGCCGCCTATCCGCACGGCTCCGGCAAGCCGCAGCACGTCCGCAAGGGCGAAGTCGTGCTGCTCGACTGCGGCTGCGATGTGCACGGTTATCAGTCCGATATTTCGCGCACCTTCGTGTTCGGCGCCGACCCGTCGGTCGAACAGCGCAAGGTGTGGGACCAGATGCGCCGCGGCATGGACATCGCGATGGCGGCGGCCAAGGTCGGCGCGCCCGCCGGTTCGGTCGATGACGCGGTCCGCAGCGCGTACGAAAGCTGGGGCTATGGCCCGCGCTACAAGCTGCCCGGCACGTCGCATCGCACGGGTCACGGCATCGGCATGGAAGGCCATGAACCGATCAATCTGGTCCATGGCGAAGCCACCCCGCTGGCGCCGGGCATGTGCTTTTCCAACGAGCCCGGCATCTACCTTCCGGGCAAGTTCGGCATCCGGCTGGAGGATTGCTTCCACATGACCGCAACGGGGCCGCGCTGGTTCACGCAGCCGCCGCCGTCGATCGACCAGCCGTTCGGCTGA
- a CDS encoding KpsF/GutQ family sugar-phosphate isomerase — protein MTDTSTLEFGRNILHDEARALDALADDLGEEFSRAIDLLLDMSGKLIVAGLGKSGHVARKIAATFASTGTTATFLHLAEAIHGDLGIAASGDVAILISLSGNTAELEPVIDHLEAVNIPIIAITGAPNSMLGQAAAAPLILPHWPEVGPESVAPTTSTTMSLALGDALAMTVMRQKGFTRTDFGRLHPGGTLGARLKPVRRLMHSGRQLPLTDAESSMHEAVVVMTEKRLGVVGVTDEGGRLVGVITDGDLRRNIERGLDHSAAEFMTVDPKTVTPDSLVADALELFEEYKITALFVVEESDDGPRPVGVLHIHDCPVVL, from the coding sequence ATGACCGATACCAGTACGCTCGAATTCGGCCGCAACATCCTGCACGACGAGGCGCGCGCGCTGGATGCGCTCGCCGACGACCTTGGCGAGGAATTCTCAAGAGCCATCGATCTTCTCCTCGACATGTCGGGCAAGCTGATCGTCGCCGGGCTGGGCAAATCGGGCCATGTCGCGCGCAAGATCGCCGCGACCTTCGCCTCGACCGGGACCACCGCCACCTTCCTGCACCTGGCTGAGGCGATCCACGGCGACCTTGGCATCGCGGCCAGCGGCGATGTCGCGATCCTCATCTCCTTGTCGGGCAACACGGCGGAGCTCGAACCGGTGATCGACCATCTCGAGGCGGTCAATATCCCGATCATCGCCATCACCGGCGCGCCCAATTCCATGCTCGGCCAGGCGGCAGCGGCGCCGTTGATCCTGCCGCATTGGCCGGAAGTGGGGCCTGAATCGGTGGCCCCGACGACCTCGACGACGATGAGCCTCGCGCTGGGCGATGCGCTGGCGATGACCGTCATGCGGCAAAAGGGGTTCACGCGGACCGACTTCGGCCGGCTGCACCCCGGCGGGACGTTAGGCGCGCGGTTGAAGCCGGTGCGCCGGCTGATGCATTCCGGCCGGCAGCTGCCGCTGACCGACGCCGAAAGTTCGATGCACGAAGCGGTCGTGGTGATGACCGAAAAGCGGCTCGGCGTCGTCGGCGTGACCGATGAAGGCGGGCGACTGGTCGGGGTCATCACCGACGGCGACTTGCGGCGCAATATCGAGCGCGGTCTGGACCACAGCGCCGCCGAATTCATGACCGTGGATCCGAAGACGGTGACTCCGGACTCGCTCGTCGCCGACGCGCTCGAACTGTTCGAGGAATATAAGATCACCGCGCTGTTCGTGGTCGAGGAAAGCGACGACGGACCGCGTCCGGTCGGCGTCCTCCACATCCACGATTGCCCCGTCGTCCTGTGA
- a CDS encoding multidrug effflux MFS transporter has translation MLNSAPKDGKTVPGTGETIALLAGLMALNAFAIDVMIPALPDIGESLGVTEDNRRQLIVVAYMIGFGSTQLIWGPLADRFGRKPVLAVGIILYGLFSLLCAFAWTFPLLIAGRAAMGASAAVTRVLVVSVVRDLFEGEAMARIMSLVFMTFMVVPVLAPSVGQAILLVGDWPWIFLLLAIYALVMLVWSSIRLPETLHPDYRRSLNWRDILAATATVIREPQSRGYTLALTASFGILIAYISSIQQIVFDVYGAPGAIGLVFGGIAAPMALASWANSRVVGRYGLRRVGHSAALVLAVLTTAHALVGYFVAENLWLFVALQSLTMVCFAFTSSNLSTLAMEHMAPIAGTASSVQGMTGTIFAALIGFAIGQAFDGTTAPFLWGTAICGLVSFLLVLATEPRKLFAPIRVDTAATIPPAIPEDLC, from the coding sequence ATGCTGAACAGCGCACCAAAGGATGGCAAGACGGTTCCCGGGACGGGCGAGACGATCGCCCTGCTCGCTGGGCTAATGGCGCTCAACGCCTTCGCCATCGACGTGATGATCCCGGCGCTGCCCGACATCGGCGAGTCGCTGGGCGTCACCGAAGACAATCGCCGGCAACTGATCGTCGTCGCCTACATGATCGGCTTCGGGTCGACGCAGCTGATCTGGGGGCCACTGGCCGACCGTTTCGGGCGCAAGCCGGTGCTGGCCGTCGGGATCATCCTGTACGGGCTTTTTTCCCTGCTGTGCGCCTTTGCCTGGACCTTCCCGCTGCTGATCGCGGGCCGTGCGGCGATGGGAGCTTCGGCGGCCGTCACCCGCGTGCTGGTGGTGTCGGTGGTACGCGACCTGTTCGAAGGTGAAGCGATGGCGCGGATCATGAGCCTGGTGTTCATGACCTTCATGGTCGTGCCGGTGCTGGCCCCGTCGGTCGGCCAGGCCATCCTTTTGGTCGGTGATTGGCCGTGGATCTTCCTGTTGCTGGCAATCTACGCGCTCGTCATGCTGGTCTGGTCGTCGATCCGGCTGCCCGAGACCCTGCATCCCGATTACCGCCGCTCGCTGAACTGGCGCGACATCCTCGCCGCGACCGCGACCGTGATCCGGGAACCGCAGTCACGCGGCTACACGCTCGCGCTGACGGCCAGCTTCGGCATCCTCATCGCCTACATCTCCTCAATCCAGCAGATCGTGTTCGACGTCTACGGCGCCCCGGGGGCGATCGGGCTGGTGTTCGGCGGCATCGCCGCGCCGATGGCGCTGGCGTCCTGGGCCAACAGCCGCGTGGTCGGGCGCTACGGCCTGCGCCGCGTCGGCCATTCGGCGGCGCTGGTGCTGGCGGTCCTCACCACCGCCCACGCACTGGTCGGCTATTTCGTCGCCGAGAACCTGTGGCTGTTCGTCGCCCTGCAGTCGCTGACGATGGTCTGCTTCGCCTTCACCTCATCCAACCTCAGCACGCTGGCGATGGAGCATATGGCGCCGATCGCCGGCACGGCCTCGTCGGTGCAGGGCATGACCGGCACCATCTTCGCGGCGCTGATCGGCTTTGCCATCGGCCAGGCATTCGACGGCACGACCGCGCCATTCCTGTGGGGCACGGCCATTTGCGGCTTGGTGTCCTTCCTGCTTGTTCTCGCGACCGAGCCCAGGAAACTGTTCGCGCCGATCCGAGTCGACACCGCGGCGACCATCCCGCCGGCGATCCCCGAAGACCTGTGTTGA
- a CDS encoding dicarboxylate/amino acid:cation symporter, which yields MVEAEEKRGLSLQWQMLVGFLVGLIAGLIVYSTSQGAPWVETVTTYITQPIGQVFLRLLFMLVIPLLFSALVVGISEMGEIRSLKRVGIRTLLYTVVVSSIAVAVSLAVVNLLQPGAGVDRSAASELLAAQGERAGAIIQTGAEQPSGIDAFVTIIPNNLVEVMGSNSSILSVMFFALFFGIGLLLTDTPNSRKLQNGFEGLFDVTMRLILIVIKLAPIAVACFMFNLAALFGWDLLIRLSAYVGVVLLALGIQMFLVFPALLATLGKKNPLTFFRQTQEASVMAFSTASSNATLPTALRVADENLKLPRRISRFVLTIGATANQNGTAMFEGVTVLFLAQFFGVELSLWQQITVMLVCILGGIGTAGVPAGSLPVVALILAMVGIEPQAIAIVLGVDRFLDMCRTTLNVVGDLVCAQVISAAEPEDLPVKAQTA from the coding sequence ATGGTCGAAGCGGAGGAGAAACGCGGCCTCAGCCTGCAATGGCAGATGCTGGTCGGCTTCCTCGTCGGCCTGATCGCCGGCCTCATCGTCTACTCGACGTCGCAGGGCGCGCCCTGGGTCGAAACGGTCACGACCTATATCACTCAGCCGATCGGGCAGGTGTTCCTGCGCCTGCTGTTCATGCTCGTCATCCCGTTGCTGTTTTCGGCACTGGTGGTCGGCATCTCGGAAATGGGCGAAATCCGCTCGCTCAAGCGTGTCGGGATCCGGACCCTGCTGTATACGGTCGTCGTCTCGTCGATCGCGGTCGCCGTCAGCCTGGCGGTGGTCAATTTGCTGCAGCCGGGGGCAGGCGTCGATCGCTCGGCTGCGAGCGAACTGCTGGCCGCGCAGGGCGAACGCGCCGGGGCGATCATCCAGACCGGCGCCGAACAGCCGTCGGGCATCGATGCCTTCGTCACGATCATCCCCAACAACCTTGTCGAAGTGATGGGGTCGAACAGCTCGATCCTGTCGGTAATGTTCTTCGCCTTGTTCTTCGGCATCGGCCTGCTGCTCACCGACACGCCCAATTCGCGCAAGCTGCAGAACGGCTTCGAAGGCCTGTTCGACGTGACGATGCGGCTGATCCTGATCGTCATCAAGCTGGCGCCGATCGCGGTCGCCTGTTTCATGTTCAACCTTGCCGCCTTGTTCGGCTGGGACTTGCTGATCCGGCTGTCCGCCTACGTCGGCGTCGTGTTGCTGGCGCTGGGCATCCAGATGTTCCTCGTCTTCCCGGCCCTGCTCGCGACGCTGGGGAAGAAGAATCCGCTGACCTTCTTCCGCCAGACCCAGGAAGCCAGCGTGATGGCTTTTTCCACCGCGTCGTCGAACGCGACGCTGCCGACCGCGCTGCGCGTGGCGGACGAAAATCTCAAGCTGCCGCGGCGCATCTCGCGTTTCGTCCTGACCATCGGCGCGACCGCCAACCAGAACGGCACTGCGATGTTCGAAGGCGTCACCGTACTGTTCCTCGCCCAGTTCTTCGGCGTCGAACTGAGCCTGTGGCAGCAGATCACCGTGATGCTGGTGTGCATCCTTGGTGGCATCGGCACAGCGGGTGTTCCTGCTGGATCCCTGCCGGTGGTGGCGCTGATCCTGGCGATGGTCGGGATCGAACCGCAGGCCATCGCCATCGTGCTCGGCGTCGATCGTTTCCTCGACATGTGCCGGACCACGCTCAATGTCGTCGGCGACCTCGTCTGTGCGCAGGTCATTTCGGCGGCCGAACCCGAAGACCTGCCAGTGAAAGCCCAGACTGCCTGA